A stretch of DNA from Glycine max cultivar Williams 82 chromosome 18, Glycine_max_v4.0, whole genome shotgun sequence:
ACAAccgttacattaaaaaaaataaaaataaaaaatcgaaGATACGATTATGCTTCGTTTGGCATTTCCGCAAATTCCATTCTCAAGATTCATTTCCGATTCTGAAGCTCCAAATTTGAGAATGGTGTCTTCTCTCTCTACCTTTTTTCTCTGCACACACTCTCTGAAATCCCCAACGCTGAAACCTCTCACGAAGTTTTATTGCTTCGCACGTCTTCGTTTTCGAGTTCCACCGAAAGCTTCTTCTCGGAACAAAAATGCCAACACTGATTCCGTGGAAACTCCGTCCCTCCAACCCTCTTCCCTTAAACCGCCTTATGATTCCTCTTCTTCGCTGCTTCGTTGTTTCAGGTACTCTTTGATTTCGAGTTCCTTGAAGTTgaatttaagtgttttttttttagaatttaaaagcACTGTTatctaatcattttttttaatgtatgttcagattttttatttttttatatcaactactttaaaattcatatgtagagtgatttataattgattgataGTGTAAATTTTTTCAATATACAGAGAATGgaaattgaacttttttaatctatttatttgtaAAGTGGGGTTTTGAAGTTTGTTTATTGGGTTTTGGCCAGCGATGGGTGGCTTACATTTGATGAATCGGTTGTCTAtgctttgttttgaatttttagtttaattttatgcgTAAAATGTATTTTGTATTGATTTAAGAGTTTTTATTTGCTTGTTTGTTTATTTACAAATTGGGGTTTTGGAGATTGAATCTTGGGCTTTGAAATGAAATGGCTGGCTTAAAATTGATGAATTTGTTTTCTATGCTTtgcttgaatttaattttatgcatCTTTATTTACTTTGAAGTTTGTTTATTGGCCCATGAACAGTAATGGCTgacttaaatttgatgaacttGGGATGGAGATAGTGCTCATTGCTCTGCCTGCTGCGTTGGCTTTGGCGGCTGATCCTATTGCCTCATTGATTGACACAGCGTTCGTTGGCCACATAGGTACATTGGTGGAAATGAATTTTATGATCggagttttaatttaatttggggaaataaaaaagaattgtgAGTTAGCTTCAGCTTTTTATTCTGAATTTGGAAGCTAAGGGTTTGTTAGGTTAGAGAAAatgtttttctgttttcattttcaattttaactattaattacaaatttacaaaatgccacattgtttctttttccgtttaaaatatttatgcaagaaaagatgaaaacagtagaaatttataatttcttatataaatcTTTGGAAACAGGAAATAAAGTCAAAACAATATGTCAATTTGTAATTACTATTACACAAAATGCTTTCTGAAACCAAACATACCTTTTAATTATGGTAACAAGTGTTGTCTTTTCTCTGGTTCTGTTTGTTTTGACTTGTATTGATAAATGATTGCTGTTGAATAGAGAATTCTCCCTTAATCAGATTTCTCCATGCAGGGGCAGTTGAATTGGCTGCAGTTGGGGTTTCAGCTTCTGGCTTTAATCTAGTGTCAAAAGCGTTCAATGTTCCTTTACTTAATGTTACTGCATCCTTTGTTGCGGAGGAGCAGGCACTGATTAGGAAGGAGGAAGAGTCCATTCCAAGTGATAAAAATGGTATGTTTttcaactatggtatcaaagtTTTAGTAGGGATGTCTACATTTGCTTGACATGGTCATAGATTTTCCTTTTCAGATGTATATACAAATAGTTTTGATCTCATGTGGGTCATGATTTCTCTGGCAAGTACCAAAGCTAGAAGCTCCTTCCTTCAGTATCAACTTCTTTAGCACTTGCTGCAACTCTTGGAATGGCTGAAACTGTGGTGCTTACGCTTGGCTCTGGCATTCTTATGAATATCATGGGTATACCTGCTGTATGTCATACTTGGCTAATTATTGATCCGTACATCATTTCATATAAGTGATTTTACATTGCTTTATGCTATAATTTCTTCTGATTCTGCACTTTGCCAGGCCAGATAATCCCATCCGCTTaacacaaagaaaaagaaaacaaaaaataatcattagttGCGAACACTAGAAGCACACTTTATTCAGGTTTAGGTCTAAATTTCTTTGCCTCTTTGGACAACCTCTCCTTGTAGCAAGATAATTGTATCATGAAAAGTCTAAATTGAAAGCAATATTTCAGGTTCAGCTAATATTTTGAACTTAATTATGAGGTTAGCTAGTGAACttgtaattaatttgttataagCTTGTTTTATGTTTCATAATTGCAAATGATACTTTTTTCTTACTCAGTTATTTTATGCTACATAGTGGtgtataattttaatgaatCATCATAAATGCGGGGAAAAAAATTCAGATATAGacttatgttttgttttaatatagCTTTTAATTGGTATATGAAATGTGTTCGGGATGGCTCCTATGTGTTTTGTAACaagaacaataacaacaacaacaacaaagtcttatcccactaggtaaGGTCGGCTCGGCTACATGAATCATATGACGCCATTCAGTTTGGTTAAAAGCCAAAGCTTCAAGAATATTGTTTATCATGAGGTCTCCCTTGACAAATTCCTCCAAAGTCCATCTTGgctctctcttctccttttcaCTAGACTAAAGACCAGGCGACCTACTCTTCTCATTGGTGCCTCCCATGGCCTTCTTTTTACGTGTCTAAACCACCTTAATTTTCTGTCATCTTTTCCTCAATCGATGCTACAccaatttttcttatatataattattttgtatctTGTCCTTTCTTGTGTAACCACACTTCCATCTTAACATTCTCATTTTTGCTACTCCTGCATTTCTCTCTCATCCTTTAAAGCTTAGCATTCACTATTATTGGGAAAAATTCAAGTCCTACATTAGCTAGAGATAAGGccaagatagagtatataagtgggggCAATCCTCACCATATGAGCTAGTTTTTGGGTCGAGGCCcaaactcacattctaagatggtatcagagcctatcATAAATCCATTTGAAGGGCCACCCACCATGTTATCCATGCACTAAGCCCAAAAGTGCTAGGCATGAGGGGGGCTTATTGGAAAATCcccaagtcccacattggcTAGAGAAAAGGtcaagatagagtatataagtgggggAAACCCTCACCttatgagctagcttttggggttaaGTTAAAcccaaacccacattctaagaacTACCATATAGTATAATTGGGTGTATAACAATACCTTAAAATTTGTCTTTGAGTTTGATAGATACTTTGCAATTATAAATCACCCCGGATGCCTTCTTCTCCATTTTAGCCATCCCGCTTGTATCTTGTATGTGACATCCTCATTAATTTCTCCATCATTTTGTATTATTGATCCCAGATTCTTAAACATAAAAATGCGCAGCAAGAAAATTCTTATATCTTGgtattttgttccttttttgttGGTTTAGGGGTCatgaaatgtaaaaaagaaaaacacttttGGCTTCTCTTCATGGGTACTTGGTTTTATATAATTGGATTTTACTTGTATAATCTTGTTTACATCACTTATTCCATTTATAGCTGTTTAGGATTCTCCGATGCGTGGACCTGCTGAGCAGTTTCTTACATTGAGGGCCTTTGGCACTCCAGCAATTGTGCTCGCATTAGCTGCGCAAGGCACCTTTCGTGGATTTTTAGATACGAAGACACCTCTATATGCTGTTGGCAAGTATTTCAGCAgcttactctctctctctctctctctcttctcataTGTTACATACAATTAACATTAGTGATTAAGTACTCATTTACCAACAGtacttttgaataattttaattggcaacaattttgaagtttttatttatttataaatggcACTGAGCTTAGAAATAGTTCAATTTTGACAAGAAATTAACAGTTTAACATGCCTTTATGAATCAAGGAAAGAGAGttcataatttgaaatttgaaattacaaaCAAGTATCTATTAACAGAGATGTTCCTTGGTAAATATGTAATGGGGATTGCATGATTGTCTTAATCAGTGAAACTATAATCTATTATCCACGGTTTATATTTTTTGGGAAGATGCAaaggtttttaacttttttgacAATTGGATTATTTAAACAATCTTAATTCATGGTGAAGGCCCTTTTTGGACTACTATATAAAATGCTGGAAGAGTATAATGTTACAATAGAGAATAATAAATGAATTGGGATGTAGCAAAGAAAATGCTATTACCAGCAAATGTTTATATGTTCttcattttacctttttctgtatAGTTAACCATAAGATCCTCTAGCAAATTCTGAGTGTTTGCtttctaatttatatatgtgatttcCATGATGGATTATATATTTTCTCACTGCAATTTGGCTCTATGGGATGTCACCTTCATGCTTTTACATGTTTATGCTTTACAAAATGCTCCATGCAGTGCTGCTAGGGTTGATGTGTACTTGTGGAAAAATAGGAGTACATGTCTAGGTTTGCTTGATGTAAATAATGAAGGGTTGCCTTGGAATGTCAGGTGTGGGAAACTTTCTTAAAGCCATATTGGATccaatattaatatttctttttggtCTTGGTGGTGCTACAGTTGCTA
This window harbors:
- the LOC100805918 gene encoding protein DETOXIFICATION 44, chloroplastic yields the protein MLRLAFPQIPFSRFISDSEAPNLRMVSSLSTFFLCTHSLKSPTLKPLTKFYCFARLRFRVPPKASSRNKNANTDSVETPSLQPSSLKPPYDSSSSLLRCFRFDELGMEIVLIALPAALALAADPIASLIDTAFVGHIGAVELAAVGVSASGFNLVSKAFNVPLLNVTASFVAEEQALIRKEEESIPSDKNGMFFNYGIKKLLPSVSTSLALAATLGMAETVVLTLGSGILMNIMGIPADSPMRGPAEQFLTLRAFGTPAIVLALAAQGTFRGFLDTKTPLYAVGVGNFLKAILDPILIFLFGLGGATVATLISEYLIAFILLWKLSDKVLLIPSEFYGRKFFSYLKSGGLVSARTLAVFITVMLSTSVAAQQGPIPPMAGHQICMQVWLSVSLLNDALTFLLQALLACNYSLGNYEQASLVIFRVMQIGLGAGITLSMILFFGFGAFSSLFSTDSEVLDVARSGIWFVAGSQPVNALAFVIDGIYYGVSDFGYAAYSMVEQQKWALGYILV